CCTGAAACCCCAATAATGAGGACGAGCAGCGCTTTCTCAGTCTTCTGAGGGTTGATAAACCTCTTGACAGCCTCCACGAAGATGCTGAACATGAGCGCGGCGGCAAAAACGGAGTTGCCGAAAGCCCCCAGGACGTCTGCCCGGCTGAAGCCGAACGTGCTGGCCTTGTGCCACCTGACGCGGCTGAACCTGACGCCGAACAGCCCGATGATCATGGAGATCAAGTGGGAGAGGACAGCAAAGGCATCTGAGGCCAAGGAGAGAGAATTGCCCACGTAGGCAACCGAGATCTCAGCGATGAAAATGGCGAGGCTGAGCACGCACATGAGGATGAGCCGGCTGCTGCGGCCCGAGTAGCGGCCCATTCCTGCTGCCCCTTGCTCCCAGGAtctgcagagacagagctgtgagaggagcagctccctgcctgaGATCCTGCCCTTCACCTGTCAGCGCTGCTCACATGTGGGAGCCACTTTTATAGGAAGCAGTAAAACAATAAATCAGTTTAAAGGGCAGTTCAGTGAGATTTGTCATGTGAAGACACCCTGAGGGCTCCAGTCCTGCAGGTGTCCCACCCTCAGGAggcattttttcctgcaaaaccaaaaataaactgAGGTAGACTACTGGGAGTACCAGCACTTGCTACTCTACTCAGTGTCAGTGCTCTAAAAAACTGAATAAGGCCCAGACAGGAGTATAAGAAGGTGGCTCAGAACTTTAGCTGGTTATAAAAGGCCTCTCTTTTGCATAAAACTCTCCTTGCATGTCCATTCCTGCCATTTCTCTTGCCAGTAATTTTAGTACTGAAAATTCCTACTATACACCTGTGGAAAAAGACATTTGAAATCCATGTTGGGTGGACATGATTTTTAAGAACATGATGAACATGAGCTGCTTGTGAGAGTCACTGAAGATGTCCACAGAACAAGCTCCAAAGACAACTGATCTTCCATTTTAGCAACCTAAAACAACCGTACAACAACTTCTTGTACTTTCCACACATTTTAACATTGCTCATGGAAATTGAGAAAATTTGGAGGCCGTTTTCTAAACAAACGGCCAGTAGACATGGAAGATGAGGCTTAACAATAAACCCAAAGCACAGTGTTTATGTCCCATTTTGAAACCCCTGACTGTCTCAAAATCTCAAAGTAATTCTTATATGCTTCCATGGAAAAGTCAGAGTTGGGGAAAGCACAACCAGAAGTTCAAGCTGCTCAAGTCCCAGCTTGTATATTGTGCCATTTCTGGAAAAGAGTAAGATCCTGAAGCAGTAACAGTTTTTGTCACTCATTGCAGTACCTGCTGAGCTCTGAGTGTCCCCATAGCTAACACAAACTCACAAACTGCCGCTAATGGCACACCAGGCAGTTGGGCCATAAGACCAGGTGACTTCCTTGAAAAGTTTATGAtccagctttttattttaaatgcccATCTGTGTACATATATGCACACAGTTAGTTATGAgataggaaggaaggaaatcacATGAATTATGTGCAGTACAGCCATGGAGAGATAAGACAATATTGATAACCTGAGCTGACCAATTGTCCCTGCTGGCCTTAGGCTTCCCAAGGTGAATTAACTTTGggttaaaaacaaacacccaCTCCCCACTCTTCATCTGGATTTTTGCTCACAGGTTTCAACAgccaaaatatttatgtttaaagTCCAGTTTGTTAGAAGCCTTGCCTGCCAACATacataatttttaacattttatcaTTTGCCTACCTACACACTGCAACTTCAACTCGAGGattcccctcctcctgccattTAAAGAACTCCATTAACCTTGGAGGGGTGGATTACTAGAAGTAATTACAACATTAAAAACTGGCACTTACTCATCTTCATCTTCTCACACCTGTGTTACCACTTCTATCCCAGCTATTTCtatggtgtttttttcttttttgtattaAAGTGATGTTTAACTACTTATTTTATTACCTGAACTACAGAGcatgaaaaatgagaattttttttcaagttattcTCCTTTCAGTGGGTACAGACCAAGATCAAACTTCGGAGCTCTCAAAAGTCCTGCCTCACACAAGGCTGTGATTACCAAAACAAGAGCTAAATGAAGCACTCCCTTTGCAGCAGAGCTAAAATGTTCACCTGTGCTCTATTTGCAATAAGGAGCTGCTAGCACCATGTTAAGGCAGTTCCCTTACATCCCCCTTAAAACTTAACCCAAATTTATCTGTATACAAGAACTAAAAAACACCATGAAGTTTGCAATTCTATTATAAACATAAGGCAGTATCATTTAATCAACAGCAGAGTATTATTCCAACTCACATACCTATTTTTCTAACAGACAGAATCTAGTCAGGGTCTGAAAGGTTTTTTCTATAATGCTTCACAGATAGCTCAGATTGTGCTTTTGGCAAAAGGATACTTGACATGGATGCTATCTGTCCCAGGCAAACATTAGCCTTTCTGTGGAAGATCATCACAGGGAGACCTGCATGTGAGGCATCAACATTTCAGACGCTTCAAGCCTTAAGTTCAGGAAAagtaagaggggaaaaaaagaagacaaaaaaaaaaggctggcCTTCTGTGAAATCTGCCTTCAAACAAATCCATTTGTAGGTTCAGAGCAACTCATTCCTAACAGCAGTGTGTCAACATGTTTACTCATGGATCTGATCCAGTCAACTGGTTGAAGGTTGGCTCTTTGTTCAAACTGATAAGGTCAGAGGCTGCATTCAGTTTTGCCTTTCCTGAGTTACTAACAGCTTCcacatctcatttttaaaatgtggataCTGTAGAGCATTTCAACGGGAGCTCAGTGCTCATCTATTCCTAAAAATCTGGTTTGCTCTGCCAAAAAATCCTGGCACATTCCTGCCTCTTATGCCTGAGGACATTGAAGCTGCTGgttgctgcttttccccttccccagcaccacaGAGGTGCTGTGGCCAATCTCTCTCCAGGCTACTCTTAGTCACCCACCACTTCAGGCTGTGAAAACATCACTGGTGTTATTGCTCACCCTCTTTCTCAAAGTATAATCCCAGCCAGCATTAGGGGCAGCACACCAGGATAGAGACCTTAAGGCCACTCCTCTGGTTTGTCAACTGAATCCAAAGATAAATGCACAGACACATCCTTCCCTAAATCCTTTGCTCATTACTACACCTGAGAAAATATCTACACAAACGCAAGATAGATGATTTTAAGATGCAACTGAAGCAAACCCTTCAGGACTAACCATAATCcaaaaaatattacagagaATTTCCAACTTTCAAGCACTCTGAGCAAGCtgatctgaaatatttaataatttttgtacTTCTCTATGGAAAAAGTGGGGCATTATCCTAAACTGGACAGGCCAGGTTCAAATTCTAACACTCAAAATTTGACTAGGAAGGCTGACCACAGGGATATGGGCAAAAGCAAACATTCTGCATGcctttgaaaagcagagaagatcTGGCAATAGCACTCTAAGTCTCCTGCACGCTTAAGACTATGGCTGCTACATAAAACCAGTTTTTTGGAAACAGGCAGCAATGTAGTCTTGTCCCAGAAAGAGTTGGGGGAGGATCTTACCGGTCCAACTTTTTAATTGCCAGATTTTCACTATACTCCTTTTAGGGAAAGGCATTCATGTAGACAGCCTTCAAACATACAGGAGAACAAAAGTAATGAGTCAAGAGTGTGTCATCCAAACACTGTTTTGCGCCAGGgccacctctttttttctcaaagccAATCTTGTGCTCAGAGTGGAagtaatgttatttttatttttaaaatgattttgcaACTCTGTAACATCCAGCCTCCTCTGCTAGAGCAACACTTGGTAAGtgtaggaaaagcaaaaaacgTTTTATGAAACATGCTGTAGATGTAACCACAGGCTAAAATCTCTAGCACTGAATTTAACACTCTTCAGATTGCCTTTGCATTACTCACTGCAGTATCACTGTCAGACAGCCATAAAGGCCAGTTTGCAAAATAAGAACAGAGCTTTGCAAAATAGCTGCAAGAAATGGCAGCCACCTGCATCTTGCTACAGAGTGGCATTTAATCCTTCAAACTTGCTTTACACGGGTCAATATCTGGGAGGTGATTCTCTCCCTCTagctctgctcttgtgagaccctacctggagtgctgtgtccagctctgggatcctcAGCATGAGacagacatggacctgttggagagaatccagaggaggccacaaaaaTGCTCAGAggtctggagcacctctcctgtgcaGACAGGCTAAGAGTtggggttgctcagcctggagcagagaaggcttcaggaagaccttagagcaccttccagtacctaaaggtgcctacaagaaagctggagagggacttaCAAGGGCAGGGAGTGATAGGACAACAGGGAATGGCTCTAAattgaaagagagcaggttcagattagataattaggaagaaattcttgactgcgagggtggtgaagcactggcacaggttgcccagagaagctgtggattctccatcactggaagtgctcaaggacaggctggaaggggctctgagcaacctgatctactGGAAGATatccctgtccacagcagaggggttggaatgaggtgatctttaaggtcccttccaagccattctatgattttatgcttttatgAAAACATTCCTTGAAAGAGCTGGCTTCAGAGGGAGTTTTCTAAAGGTAGTAAATACTTTGCCTACAGGTGAGCAGCAAGTCTCTATTGAAAAACTTGCAGGTCAGATTAAAAGCAGATGTTTTATGTAGAAAGTAGACGTCAGCACACTAAACTGTACTTAATTTTTATGACATTCTCTCCAACCTTTCAGGCAAATACATCTGCCAAACCAGAAACAAAGATATGAGCAAAGGATGCCTATTCCTCCCCACTGagcaacacaggaaaaaccatGACAGTATGTTACAGCTCACAATACATCTTTATTATTGGAGATCTTTACAGAAAAGTCTGTGAATTACTGCTAGCCTAAGACTGACCATTGGGGTGCTGGGTTGTGGTTTATGGCTTTGTCTTtgaattctttaaaaagtcacaaaacCGATTGAAGTTTAAGGGGCTATCTCAgtcttattaaaaaaagttcAATTCACAGATAAAGGAGAAGGTTCTTTCACTAGTGATTTAGTAACTACGACCGAAGAGGGTGTAGAACTTGGCAGGGTTTTTGCCGCACACACATCTTGCTCCAGGCTGGAGTTCACGGAGAGGCTGGAAAGGTATGCAGAGGCTTTTTGCTCCCATGGACGGGGCACCAGGCTCAAGATCTTGATCCCTGCAATAAAAGggtatttctaaataaatattcataaataaatgtttctattaaaaaataaaagtgcaaTAAAGTGTATTACACATGAAATTTTAAACCCGCATTAACTGTCCTGAAAGTTCCAGAACTAAGGGAAGTAAATATATTGAATTATGCAGGACAGCAAGACTCTGTACATAAGTGTTATACCCAGAGGCATCTTGCATTCCTGTTTTATAgtcaaaacattttgattttgatCTTGGTACATACTCTCAGGTTCAGTTATATTTTACCTGGCAGTGGTCTTCTTGATCCAATCCTCGCACTCAATTTCCCCACAGAAAGGGATTTGTACAATCtgaagagaggaagggagagaaaaaaacccaacagttaAACATTGAAAAAGTCACCTTTGTCTCTGGAAGATTCCTAAACCTTCAGATCTCATATACAGATCTCAAACTGGGAAAAGTTCCAATTGTTACGATTGAATTTTAATAGCTCTTTTTCATCAGAGAAGTAGATAAGCACAGTCATCCCTCCACAGTGCAGTATGGAAAATCctaaacaaacccaaagcagcaTTTAAATTTAAACCAACTCTTTTTAACCAAATACACTGGAAAGTATAAACACTATTTTCTCATgaaatgttctgtttttcaggaaaagttTAAAACTTTCAAACTACTGAGCCAATGCTTGCCTTACACACTGCAAGACAGTGCCCTCCCAACAAAGTTCCCATTTTAATTCCATTACtatgaattttcattttttctgagcatacatattttaagaaaacagaactgccaacagcacatttttctggggacatgggggtggGTGTGCAGCTTTCGGCTGTTTCCTTCACTTAGCTTAACTTAAGAAAACCAAGAGAGTAAGGCTGAAATGATAATGTCACCCACTCCTCTCAGTACTACTCTTGGCTATTGTAGCAGATCTCTTGCCCCTAGTTTTATATTCAATTTTACTgacttttatgttttttttaaatgactttcACAAAGACAATTCAGTTTGCTACCAAGAGGTAGCATTACTGTTAGAAAGACACCCTCTACAGACATTTGAACACGTGTGAAATGCTGATAGCTGAGGGCAACATCAGCTACTAAATTGAGGCTTCATTCATTTTAATTCTACCCAAAGTGTGAATAAGGTTTACCCAGTGTGTCTTTCTTTCACCTAACTTACATTCTTACTGCAAAATTCTCAATTTGCCATTAACTGGAACACACCTTTATTAGACTTCACTGTACAGTTTCACTTTCTTGGAACTAAAAAAAGGAACTATTACCACTCTTCTACACTGTTCTTGCATTAACCTTTTGTtagtgaaatgaaaaacaggCCAAATTTTTAAAGAGTTAAGAGTCTGCAACTccattaaaggaaaaacagcaacagcaattAAACAGGAGCACTGCATCTTACAAATTTTCCTCTTAAACAGTAGCCAGTGCTAACAGAATGTAATTTCAAGTAATTCAGAATACATATGCTATAAAATTATGTTAATACAACAAATATAGGTAGAGAgtgaaacaaacacaaaatgacacattttttcaatattttttcaattcAGATATGCAGCTCATAACAAATTTGTACCACCTAAATACCAAAATGGTGGAAGTATTCAATgtaaaatctaaaattatttgTTCACATCTCCAAGCTTGACTACATTTAGATTAGAGTTCTCAGCGTTATGAAAATAGCTGAATTCTCTTTGTCATATCTAGAATCTAGCTGCACACAACAGTGAGTGTTGGACACTGAAGACCAGGCATTTTACTCTCTCCACATATGTACTGCATCTCTTAagacttcttttaaaagagctTATGTTGTCCTCAGCCGTTTCATTGTCTTGAAAAGAGTCAAGCATCATTTCAGAGTGCTTTTTAAGTCAGAAGTGAAAGACACATGCTGGCACATCTTGAACTCATAACACATGAGAGCAGTAACACTAGCTGAACATCCGTGCACAGCACAATTATGTGTTAAGTAAAGACTAAAGACTTGTGGTTTAGTTATGTGGAGGAAAATAAGGCAGTACCACTATACAGAGAATGTCTAAGACAGGTACATCTTCAGATTGTCAAGCATGCTAAATGAGTCTCTCCTCTGAAGTTCATCATTATTCCTTTAAATATTGTTCTAAATTGAATTTAAGTGCAatagaaatacaagaaaatagTATAATGGAAGGTCAAGGCTAACCAGGAATAActtaaaactatttttgaaGTTTAACAGAGTACTTATGGATTCTTGGCACTGGTACGTTTTTCATCAGGAATTTTGAAATGTTCAGAGTCGATCTAATTGGTACACAACCCCCCGATCTCTCCTTATAGAATACACAACCTTACTGACTAATGTTGGGGATCCTGTCTCTTGAACACACTAATCTAAACATATAAATTATTTCCCAACCTGACCTGTGACAGAATTTCAGGCTTAAAAAATTCTGTCAGTGGATCTTTGtaaaagaaacagcagctcagTTCTGTACTGAAGGCTTAGCCTCTCATCTGAACTTCAATACTTTTTCCCAGATGTCTCAATCAGTAGAGCTCACTCATCCACACGATGGGTAATTGTTACTATCAACCCAAGGAGGTTTCTGACAATGTACCCGATGGCTTCTACTCAGGTCATAAGGGTAAAACTTCCTTGACGTAAACAGCTTGGACTTCAAACTCTTACCTGGACCTTTATATGAGACTTAATAAGTGTTTTGTCACTGTTTGCATTAGAATAATGACAGTGAGGTTATTGTGACCTGAATGAAATGTTTACATCACTCTGTATTAAAAGCATATTCTGATAAAACCATTACTAAGATAAGGGCTAGAAAGGGTGTGAAGCACAAGAATAGAAGTAGTAAATTTCCTTACTTTTCCTGAATCAAGCTCTTTTTGAAAGTCCTCCATATTATTGGCCACCACCATATGACTTTTTAGGTCCTCGGACGCtctaagagaaggaaaaaaaaattaaatcagggCAGATTTATTCACATAAACTCACTGGCCAAACGAGCTGAGTTTACAGAGTCAGTCAAAACAAAAGGTTACAAAAAGAGCTATATCTTCATTAGAATCTTCCGAATCAGGATATGTCTTTCTACCACTTCTCCTCTCAAACAGATAAAACTTTGATTAATTGGTGATGATGGGATGCTCTTCAGATTGCTGCACATTTCACTGTGTTAATTCACACTGTTGTGCATGTCAGCTAAACACTGACCCGAAgcagacagaaataaatactatagatgcatatttttcttttaaaattattttctaaatctaAATCACAAGATGTTTTTGAACGTGTTAGATCAGGTCTCTGCTGTGAGAGCACCTGCTTGTGTTTTCCATGCAAAACTATCAGTGAGGAGTGCTCTTTGCTATCCCTTTTCTCCTCAAAATAGTGCTACTTTTCTCCTGTGTTTCGCTTTCCATCTGCTTGAATGTGTTTATTGATTTAGTGTTATGCAAACTGCAATGAAACAGGATCCGTCTAATGATCTCCAGCCAGCTATGGAATATATCCCaaacaatttaaatacaaaCCAACCCCCAGCAGCAATACAAGGTACCTGTCACTGATCAATAGGTAAAAATATTCTGCCTGTAAACAATTTGGATGAccagagaaggaaatagaaaagcttatctgctgcagcactgcatcAACTCCCTGTTCTTCTCAGTGGACTTATGAGCAACAATCTGCTCTCAGACCTGTGAGGGACTTTGACGTTTGCAATAAGGGCAAAAAACAGTTCCGAAAGTATTTGATTGCTTACAAGAAAACAATCCTGTGAAGGTCAATAGGGTCTTAAAATACACTTCTGAACATAGAACTTCAGCTACTGAAGTTTCTTGGACAGCTTTGTGTCTTTCAAAATTCCACACCAAAAGCATCTTTCATGAATAAGTCCTGTACATAGGATCATGGAAttatttaggctggaaaagacctctaagatcattgagtccatcCACCAAGCCAACACTGCCAggcccaccactaaaccacacCCTTAAGCACATCTGAATGTTTTCTGAACACCTCCATGAATGGGTATTCCATTACTGTGCTGGGCAGCATGTTTcaatgcttgaccaccctttcagtgaagaaattttttacaatatccaatctaaacctcccctggctcaACTTGAGATCATTTCCTCTTATTCTGTCACTTgctacttgggagaagagaccaattCTCATGTGACTACACCCTCCTTTaaggcagttgtagagagtgctaaggtctcccctgagcctccttttttccacGACAAACAACTCCagccccctcagctgctcctcacaggacttgtgctctaCACCCTttaccagctctgctgcccttctttGGGCAGTGCTAGGTCATTGGGACCTATTTATGGTCTATTTATGGTGCATTTGCTTATCAATAATACACATGAActcactgaagtattttttaaaataagttcaCAACCTTTTACCTTCCATTTCATAAGAAAAACAGGCAACTTCTATTGCTGTATGTGAAGAGGTTTAAGAGGCAGAAAATTACACGTTGCAAACAGGAAGATGAGCCTAACTTGTCTTCCTCCACAGAAAAACCATTAATGTGTAACCATTAATTCTGACAGGTAAAGTGCATCTGTGATTAGCACAGTCATTTACTGTAACTCTCAATTTACCTGCTGTAAAGGTTTGCATGGATCTCCTCCAAGATCTGCTTAAGTTTCTCTTCCGCCTCATGTTCAGACAATGTCAGCTTCTGCCCTGTGTCTCTTCTAACAGCCACAAACTGTTGGCTCTTCATGTCTCGTGGTCCCACTTCAACCCTGACTGGGACACCctttgtggaaaagaaaaaatgataaGTTATGATGAAGAAGTAATTCTCAGAagagttcattttctctctctctctgtagctttttgtttgtttgttttaaagtcCAGTCTTAATACAGACTCACTTCACAAATTTaagtttctttgaaaaacaagtcACCAAATATTCCAAAGCTTTTATGCATTTCTGTCTTTCCCAACCACAATCTCTTCACTTGTGTATTCTACCTTGCTTCACTAGCTCGGAGACTTCGTCAGTGCCAACATTCAAGTAATACTGAAGCACCACTGAAAGTGAACTAAGTTATCCCACATATTGCAAATCAAATTTCTTAAGTCTGAACAATTAAGACTTCTATAGTAATTATAATGTTCTAGTTCATCCAGTAATacatttaattctgttttcacagaatgCTTTCAACAGCATTTCAACAGCATTCAACAGGTGTTGTAttaacagcaaacagcaaaagtTCTGTTAAATACAGCCCCAGTATCAACATTAATTGCATAGGATATTTGACTACAAACAGCTAAGTGCTTTAGCAAAGCTTTTATGCTTTATAAACTTTGGTGATAAGATGTAATTTCTCATTTCCCATATACCATCAGACAAAAAGATTTTCCATTTTACTGGAAAGAGTCAGTTAAGAGTCTACTGTGTAACTTACTTTCTCTACGTCCTAACACGTATCCCAAAATGTAAACATTCTTTCACAGGAAATGAGAAGAGtaaatgcaaatgtattttggaggttcttttcccttcctcaaaAGAAATTGAATCAGTAAGTTTGTAAGCTAAAACCATTCCACAATGTTCAAGAGATGAACAGGAGAATCCCAAGCTTTCTATGCATTGTGTGCTCTGGAATCTCCTCCAGTTCATGGATTCCAAATGATTCCCTAtactccccctccccccactaCCTTAATTATGCTAAAAAGGTGAATAATACAGTAAAATCCATCTGAACAGTGAACTATCTACTACTGCTACAAAGCTACATGAAAAGCCATTCAAAACTGTTATTAACAAGCAATTCAAATGGAACATTCTGGTTTATGACCCACAAAACGTTATCTCCACAATAGAAACTTAGAAGAAAGTATCCAGTACTTTTAATTAAGTAGTATTAATTGTAATAGTACTAAGTGAAAGAATACCTCATGGTCACCCAGGAAGATTTCCCAAGAAAGCAATGGTAATACCAGACATTACAAAAGAAGTACCAATGACTTGCTTTTTTTAGGAAGTAACATCAGAAATCTGCTAAGCTAAAAAGTACAtaaggcaaaatattttccagttaatTCTTGTACTTCTTATTCCAGCacctttgtattttttgtatgAAATTCCTCATACACCCAATAAAAGGAGTGTACTGTTCCTGCAATTAGCCTGAAGATGCAGTTTAGGTATTATGCTGGACACATTAGCAGATTTTATAAAAAACATCTAGTTTGTCCCATGCTGTGCCTCCTTGAAAAACCTAATTTTATTTAGGAAGTTTTCCAACATGGATGCATGGTACTAGagctccattaaaaaaaaaacaggttaCACAAAGGGAAGAGAACTTGGAGACAATGGGAACTTGGAACAATTTTGGGTCACCTCTATCATGTTACTTTGCAGATTAACACAttgaaactaattttaaattcagaacaaaaatgcAATTCTGTAACATCACTCAACACATCACTCAATTTCTAATTACCATTATTACCATTGTTTCATTCTGcttgctatttttgttttataaaagcCTCTTACCCTGGAGGTAGCAGAACTGTTCCTCTCAATTACTATGTGAAGGAACACGgcaattttgaaacaaaaaaattgctcCTTTCTTTGCTGACACTACAGGTTTATCTTCTCTGTTCCACTGTATGCACAGAAGGCACTGCTGTGAGCCAGG
The window above is part of the Corvus moneduloides isolate bCorMon1 chromosome 3, bCorMon1.pri, whole genome shotgun sequence genome. Proteins encoded here:
- the LOC116441300 gene encoding zinc transporter 10-like → MGRYSGRSSRLILMCVLSLAIFIAEISVAYVGNSLSLASDAFAVLSHLISMIIGLFGVRFSRVRWHKASTFGFSRADVLGAFGNSVFAAALMFSIFVEAVKRFINPQKTEKALLVLIIGVSGLFFNVLNYIIFMECCYCHAPPRDTETGK